One window from the genome of Desulfurobacteriaceae bacterium encodes:
- the fliG gene encoding flagellar motor switch protein FliG: MPEEKEQKQEKEKRKTERITGAQKAAILVLTLPEDVAVNVVKNLKEHELNKLAKTILTLGTIKKDMVQLVLKEAYQELVEIAPLRTAPEELKRLLEKALPPEKLQKLLEETIMTESGKEIFNELQKMDAKFIAKLIEKEHPQIIAIILSQLKPMKAAEVVQYLPKRLGVTNVREEVIKRLAMLEKVSIKTLKIVTDALEEELASVGAGKEQTLSGIDIAAEIVNNLPKEVAQELLDDVRKENPSLADAIEERMFKFEDIIKLDNRAIIEILKAVDKNDLILALKGAPEEILNKFLSNMSKRASQMFLEDLEALGPVKKSDVEKARKRVIAIIKKLAEEGKIELGGSEEFV; encoded by the coding sequence ATGCCGGAAGAAAAAGAACAAAAGCAAGAGAAGGAAAAACGGAAGACGGAAAGAATTACAGGTGCTCAGAAGGCTGCTATACTGGTTTTGACTTTGCCGGAGGATGTAGCAGTTAACGTTGTTAAGAATTTAAAAGAACATGAACTTAACAAATTGGCAAAAACAATTTTGACTTTAGGAACCATAAAGAAAGATATGGTTCAGCTTGTTTTAAAAGAGGCTTATCAAGAGCTTGTTGAAATTGCTCCTTTGAGAACTGCTCCTGAAGAGCTTAAGAGACTTCTTGAGAAAGCTCTTCCACCTGAGAAGCTTCAAAAGCTCCTTGAAGAAACCATAATGACTGAATCTGGTAAAGAGATATTTAATGAACTTCAAAAAATGGACGCAAAGTTCATTGCTAAACTTATAGAGAAAGAACACCCCCAAATAATAGCGATAATACTCTCTCAACTAAAACCTATGAAAGCTGCAGAGGTGGTCCAGTACTTACCAAAAAGACTTGGAGTTACAAACGTAAGAGAGGAAGTTATAAAAAGACTTGCAATGCTTGAAAAGGTTTCCATTAAAACTCTCAAAATTGTTACTGATGCATTAGAAGAGGAACTTGCTTCTGTTGGAGCTGGCAAGGAGCAAACTCTAAGTGGTATAGACATAGCTGCTGAAATTGTTAACAACCTTCCTAAAGAAGTTGCCCAAGAACTTCTGGACGATGTAAGAAAAGAAAATCCATCTCTTGCAGATGCAATTGAAGAGAGGATGTTTAAATTTGAAGACATTATCAAGCTTGATAACAGAGCTATTATTGAAATTCTCAAAGCGGTTGATAAGAATGACCTTATTCTTGCCCTTAAAGGAGCACCTGAAGAAATTCTTAATAAGTTCCTCTCAAATATGTCTAAACGTGCATCACAGATGTTTTTAGAGGATTTAGAAGCTCTTGGTCCTGTGAAAAAATCGGACGTAGAGAAAGCAAGGAAAAGAGTTATTGCTATAATTAAAAAGCTTGCAGAAGAAGGAAAAATAGAGTTAGGTGGTTCTGAGGAATTTGTTTAA
- a CDS encoding metalloregulator ArsR/SmtB family transcription factor — translation MTDCERVAEILKALGHPTRVKIVKYLSDGEKCVKEIWQKLGIPQPTVSQHINILKNAGIISFRKDGVKTCYKVENPRVVEIIKLLSEEG, via the coding sequence GTGACGGATTGCGAGAGGGTAGCTGAGATACTAAAAGCTCTTGGACATCCTACAAGAGTTAAGATTGTTAAGTATCTTTCTGACGGCGAAAAGTGTGTAAAGGAAATTTGGCAGAAGCTTGGAATTCCCCAACCAACAGTCTCTCAGCATATTAATATCTTGAAAAACGCAGGAATTATTTCTTTCAGAAAGGATGGAGTAAAAACTTGTTATAAAGTGGAAAATCCTAGGGTTGTAGAAATAATCAAACTTTTATCAGAGGAGGGTTAG
- the flgG gene encoding flagellar basal-body rod protein FlgG has translation MLRALWTSATGMEAQQTNLDVISNNIANVNTVGFKKSRANFEDLIYQDIRDPGVMSSEENRVPSGIQIGLGVKVSDVSKIFTQGSLIKTDKPLDVAIQGAGFFKVELPGGGEAYTRAGNFQLNEEGFIVTPEGYKLSPNIQIAAPETVVNISISPNGEVYVVRNTGGEQTTEEAGTIKLYRFINPAGLKAIGGNLLVKTEASGDPIEGDPNTDGFGKLTQGFLEASNVNIVEEMVNLIVAQRAYEINSKGIITADEMLRTVATLKS, from the coding sequence ATGTTAAGAGCTTTATGGACTTCAGCTACGGGAATGGAAGCTCAGCAGACCAATCTTGATGTTATTTCTAACAATATTGCAAACGTTAACACAGTAGGTTTTAAAAAGTCTAGAGCTAACTTTGAAGACCTAATTTACCAAGATATTAGAGATCCTGGTGTAATGAGTTCAGAGGAGAATAGGGTTCCATCAGGAATTCAAATAGGTCTTGGTGTAAAGGTATCTGACGTTAGTAAAATATTTACTCAGGGAAGCCTCATAAAGACAGATAAGCCTTTAGATGTTGCGATTCAGGGAGCAGGATTCTTTAAGGTAGAACTTCCTGGTGGAGGAGAAGCTTACACAAGAGCAGGAAACTTTCAGCTTAACGAAGAAGGTTTTATAGTTACCCCGGAAGGTTATAAGCTTTCTCCAAATATACAGATAGCAGCTCCTGAAACTGTTGTAAACATTTCAATAAGTCCTAATGGAGAGGTTTACGTTGTTAGGAACACAGGAGGAGAACAGACAACTGAAGAAGCTGGAACGATAAAGCTTTATAGATTTATAAATCCCGCAGGACTAAAGGCTATTGGTGGAAATCTCCTTGTAAAAACTGAAGCTTCCGGTGATCCGATAGAAGGGGATCCTAATACCGACGGATTTGGAAAGCTTACACAAGGTTTTCTTGAGGCTTCAAACGTGAATATTGTAGAGGAAATGGTTAACCTAATCGTTGCCCAAAGAGCTTATGAAATTAACTCTAAGGGAATAATAACAGCAGATGAAATGCTTAGAACTGTTGCAACGCTTAAGTCTTAA
- a CDS encoding ArsB/NhaD family transporter, with the protein MGHGMESGHETVGGLLQALNIHLTQTQLAELSILLFVATYAMILLEKFFHRTIAALVGASLVLVIGVITPEKAWEAIDQNTILLLFGMMNIVTVMGKSGFFHIVAAKAVKITKGSPTKVLWVFSLLTAVFSAFLDNVTTVLFMAPVMINIAEKLRLNPIPYLIAIVLASNTGGTATLIGDPPNIIIGSIAGKTFNDFLIEVAPYATIAFILGLIVMHFMMAKGGFLEAKASPEELKEILSGKVDESLLDRKLMKKSVGIFVITILLFIVGHNLGLEPGVIALFMATILALISGLSPAWILEKVEWTTLIFFMGLFMVVGALEVNGVFETAANWLIKEIGDNIHQGILIVGFSSAIISGFVDNIPFTMSMAYVLKGMETQMGNVMDPLWWSLALGACLGGNLTIIGASANIVTADIAERNGYKIDFFRFMKYGTPVAVVTVVVALLLFYVEHTLFGGI; encoded by the coding sequence ATGGGACACGGAATGGAAAGTGGCCACGAAACAGTGGGAGGACTGTTACAAGCCTTAAACATTCACCTAACACAAACTCAGCTTGCTGAACTTTCCATCTTACTATTTGTAGCCACTTACGCGATGATACTTCTTGAGAAGTTCTTTCACAGGACTATTGCTGCTTTGGTTGGAGCATCATTAGTCTTGGTAATAGGAGTAATTACTCCAGAAAAAGCTTGGGAAGCTATTGACCAGAATACTATTTTGCTCCTTTTTGGAATGATGAACATAGTTACAGTTATGGGTAAAAGTGGTTTCTTCCACATTGTAGCTGCAAAAGCTGTAAAGATTACGAAAGGTTCTCCAACAAAGGTTCTTTGGGTGTTTTCTCTTTTAACCGCTGTTTTCTCTGCATTCCTTGATAACGTTACAACGGTTTTATTCATGGCACCTGTAATGATTAACATTGCTGAAAAGTTAAGACTCAATCCTATTCCTTACCTAATCGCTATAGTTCTTGCTTCAAACACTGGTGGTACTGCAACTTTGATTGGAGATCCACCAAACATCATAATTGGAAGTATTGCAGGTAAAACCTTTAATGACTTCTTAATAGAAGTAGCACCTTACGCTACGATTGCCTTTATACTTGGTCTTATTGTTATGCACTTTATGATGGCTAAAGGAGGATTTTTAGAAGCAAAGGCCTCTCCTGAGGAACTTAAAGAGATCTTATCTGGTAAAGTTGATGAGTCTTTGCTTGATAGAAAATTAATGAAGAAATCTGTTGGAATTTTTGTAATAACAATTCTTCTATTTATTGTTGGACATAATTTGGGATTGGAACCAGGAGTAATTGCTCTATTTATGGCTACGATTTTGGCTCTAATCAGTGGTCTATCGCCCGCTTGGATACTTGAAAAAGTTGAGTGGACTACTCTCATATTCTTTATGGGGCTCTTTATGGTTGTTGGGGCTTTAGAAGTTAATGGAGTGTTTGAAACAGCAGCCAATTGGTTGATTAAAGAGATTGGCGATAATATCCATCAAGGGATTCTAATTGTAGGGTTCTCATCAGCTATTATTTCTGGATTTGTAGATAATATTCCATTTACTATGTCTATGGCTTACGTTCTAAAGGGTATGGAAACCCAAATGGGAAATGTAATGGATCCACTGTGGTGGTCGTTAGCTCTTGGAGCGTGTCTCGGTGGAAACCTCACAATTATTGGAGCTTCTGCTAACATCGTTACTGCTGATATTGCAGAAAGAAACGGGTACAAAATAGACTTCTTCAGATTTATGAAATATGGAACACCGGTTGCAGTAGTTACAGTTGTTGTTGCTTTACTTTTATTCTACGTGGAACATACCCTATTTGGAGGTATCTAG
- a CDS encoding AAA family ATPase, whose protein sequence is MIEELRLFSFGGISAELLFSKGLNVIIGETGAGKSLLLSSINFLKGEKAKFATDGTFVEAVFRLGDEEVFIRREMKGGRSRYFLNGMRVPQKIVEEKISELLAFQSQRQSIELLKPSYQLELLDFFSGTKGLLEEYKKLYSEYQKKKEELEKLMLEEQSKNREIDILRFQVEEIEAVNFSPEEEEELLKLKELVSNAEKIKAFKEFAKVSLYEGEFSVLERLGALIRELERLEHREDLLEKLNNIYYEIESVYTEIEEGFQVPEEEISLEEIESRLYEIEKLKRK, encoded by the coding sequence ATGATAGAGGAGTTAAGACTTTTTTCCTTTGGTGGTATTTCGGCAGAACTTCTATTCTCAAAAGGTCTTAACGTTATAATTGGAGAAACTGGAGCAGGAAAGTCCTTGCTCCTTTCCTCTATAAATTTTCTTAAAGGAGAGAAAGCAAAATTTGCAACTGATGGGACTTTCGTTGAAGCTGTATTTAGGCTAGGCGATGAGGAAGTCTTTATAAGAAGAGAAATGAAAGGGGGACGTTCAAGGTATTTCCTAAACGGCATGAGAGTCCCTCAAAAAATTGTAGAGGAAAAAATTTCAGAGCTTTTGGCTTTTCAGTCCCAAAGACAATCAATAGAACTTTTGAAACCTTCATATCAGCTTGAGCTTCTTGACTTTTTTTCTGGAACTAAAGGGTTACTTGAAGAGTATAAAAAACTTTATTCTGAATATCAGAAGAAAAAGGAAGAACTTGAAAAACTGATGCTGGAAGAACAGTCAAAGAATAGGGAAATTGACATTCTACGTTTTCAAGTCGAAGAAATAGAAGCAGTAAATTTTTCTCCAGAAGAAGAAGAAGAACTTTTAAAGCTAAAGGAACTGGTTTCTAACGCTGAGAAAATAAAGGCGTTTAAGGAGTTTGCAAAAGTTTCTCTCTATGAGGGAGAGTTTTCTGTCCTTGAAAGGCTTGGGGCTTTGATAAGGGAGCTTGAACGTTTAGAACATAGAGAAGACCTTTTAGAGAAGCTGAATAATATCTACTATGAAATAGAAAGCGTTTACACTGAAATAGAAGAAGGTTTTCAAGTTCCAGAAGAGGAAATTTCTTTAGAGGAAATTGAAAGCCGACTTTACGAGATAGAAAAGCTTAAGAGAAAGTAG
- the yihA gene encoding ribosome biogenesis GTP-binding protein YihA/YsxC has translation MRIRKVKLYKTVYVPEDLPQTPYREVAFVGRSNVGKSSLLNTLANNFKLAKVSSEPGKTRSINFFLVNDKFFMVDLPGYGFAKVPLKEQKRWRELIETYLKSRDTLKGIFLLVDSRIGPTEKDMQMKDWLDFYGIPYVVVATKVDKLKTSERQKLKKRIEEGFKDESLKIIPFSAKTREGRIELLKEIDNFLKA, from the coding sequence ATGAGGATAAGGAAAGTAAAGCTTTATAAAACTGTCTATGTTCCAGAAGACTTACCTCAAACCCCGTATAGGGAAGTTGCTTTTGTCGGTAGGTCAAACGTTGGTAAGTCTTCTCTTTTGAACACTCTCGCAAACAATTTTAAACTTGCCAAAGTCAGCTCTGAACCAGGAAAGACTCGTTCCATAAACTTCTTTCTTGTTAATGATAAGTTTTTTATGGTTGACTTACCTGGATACGGCTTTGCGAAAGTCCCTTTAAAAGAGCAAAAGAGGTGGAGAGAGTTAATAGAAACGTATCTCAAGAGTAGGGATACTCTGAAAGGTATCTTTCTTCTTGTTGATAGTAGGATAGGACCTACAGAGAAAGATATGCAAATGAAGGACTGGTTAGATTTTTATGGTATTCCTTACGTAGTAGTTGCTACCAAAGTGGATAAGTTAAAAACTTCAGAAAGGCAGAAACTTAAAAAGAGAATAGAAGAAGGATTTAAGGATGAAAGCCTTAAAATAATTCCTTTCTCGGCAAAAACTAGAGAAGGAAGGATAGAACTTCTCAAGGAGATAGATAACTTCTTAAAAGCTTAA
- a CDS encoding TlpA disulfide reductase family protein, protein MRKLLAAALIFSLVSFIGCGKEKAQGPQKVAESSSNETVGLKAHDFSFKSVDGKNIKLSDFKGKVVILQFFGTFCDPCKAEMPFLENLYKKYNGKIEVIGLCVDYIGKSPSELKSFVKEMKISYPVVIPDENTWYQYAYITETDAIPQTFIIDKEGYIRYFNVGYTPQYDYLFEKAVEELLSEK, encoded by the coding sequence ATGAGGAAACTCCTAGCTGCTGCTTTAATTTTTTCTCTCGTTTCTTTTATTGGATGTGGAAAAGAGAAAGCTCAGGGTCCTCAGAAAGTAGCTGAGAGTTCTTCAAATGAAACAGTAGGGTTAAAAGCTCACGACTTTTCTTTTAAAAGTGTAGATGGGAAAAATATTAAACTTTCAGACTTTAAAGGGAAAGTTGTAATATTGCAGTTTTTCGGTACCTTCTGTGATCCTTGTAAAGCAGAGATGCCTTTCCTTGAGAATCTTTACAAGAAGTACAATGGAAAAATAGAAGTTATAGGTTTGTGTGTTGATTATATTGGGAAGTCTCCATCTGAACTTAAAAGTTTTGTGAAGGAAATGAAAATATCCTATCCGGTTGTTATTCCTGATGAAAATACTTGGTATCAATACGCCTACATTACAGAAACCGATGCAATTCCTCAAACTTTCATTATAGATAAGGAAGGTTATATTAGATACTTTAACGTTGGATATACTCCTCAATACGATTACCTTTTTGAAAAAGCAGTTGAGGAACTTTTAAGCGAGAAGTGA
- the fliM gene encoding flagellar motor switch protein FliM — protein MAEEFLSQEEIDALLGDSSPGEKEKKSEVGPFDFSQLEHIKKGGVPGLELLLERWVKIFGEEVRRLVPQVSMISKESVYITRFNNFMVKIPMPASYSIVSMKPLKDNFLFVLDSRLVFVVISVIFGGPAQPFKIEGREFTKLEMRVIQDLVDISLSTFERVWQDAFPVELELRSIELNPALARIVSGNEKVIVVECSMDIDGYEAPFFFCFPQGLFMPIKELIFSENMFAEKDPVWESHLEKKLLKTKLRLSLELAKKRVKLGEVLEWKVGDTIMLNVSKGDLLSFYVEDKPKFIAKLGKLKEKFAALIVDYVNGESNGGRGKEPESGSESRSGSSSEGVGRSS, from the coding sequence GTGGCAGAAGAGTTCCTCTCACAAGAAGAAATAGACGCTCTTTTGGGGGATAGTTCTCCTGGTGAGAAAGAGAAAAAGTCGGAAGTAGGACCTTTTGACTTTTCTCAGCTTGAACATATAAAGAAAGGTGGTGTTCCTGGTTTAGAGCTTCTTCTTGAAAGATGGGTGAAGATATTTGGAGAAGAGGTAAGGAGACTTGTTCCTCAGGTAAGTATGATTTCGAAGGAATCGGTTTATATCACCCGTTTCAACAATTTTATGGTAAAGATTCCCATGCCTGCCAGTTATAGTATCGTTTCCATGAAACCTCTAAAAGATAACTTTCTTTTTGTTCTGGATTCACGTCTTGTTTTTGTTGTAATAAGCGTAATTTTTGGTGGTCCTGCTCAACCCTTTAAGATAGAAGGTAGAGAATTTACAAAGCTGGAAATGAGAGTAATCCAGGATTTAGTGGATATTTCTCTATCAACGTTTGAAAGGGTTTGGCAGGATGCATTTCCTGTAGAACTAGAGCTTCGCTCAATAGAGTTAAACCCTGCTCTTGCTAGGATTGTTTCAGGAAATGAAAAAGTTATTGTTGTTGAGTGTTCTATGGATATAGATGGATATGAAGCTCCTTTCTTTTTCTGTTTTCCGCAGGGACTATTTATGCCTATCAAAGAACTTATCTTTTCCGAAAACATGTTTGCAGAGAAAGATCCAGTTTGGGAAAGTCACCTTGAAAAGAAACTTTTAAAGACAAAACTTCGTTTATCTTTGGAGCTTGCTAAAAAAAGGGTAAAGCTAGGAGAAGTTTTAGAGTGGAAAGTTGGTGATACTATTATGCTTAACGTTTCTAAGGGAGATTTGCTATCCTTTTATGTAGAGGATAAACCTAAGTTTATAGCCAAGTTAGGTAAACTCAAGGAGAAATTCGCTGCACTTATAGTTGACTACGTAAACGGGGAAAGTAATGGCGGAAGAGGAAAAGAACCAGAATCAGGATCAGAATCAAGATCAGGAAGCTCTAGCGAAGGAGTGGGAAGAAGCTCTTAA
- a CDS encoding flagellar hook basal-body protein, with translation MALTVQALYVLAAGGKRAIEQLDVITNNIANVNTPGFKKIFEEEMSQHIPENKGDANNLLIFPRFKTTHVILEQGSLRKTDNPLDLALKGEGFFTVKVKDKEVYTRNGHFFIDSKGRLVDSKGNPVLDITDKEIVLDPEESVYVSKDGTVYQGNRKVAVLKIVNFNSVKPVGDSYYESSEDPQPSVADVLQGYLESSNVDPVKEMVELINAQRRFEMYGTLIRGLDELNTKSNEIGKV, from the coding sequence ATGGCTTTAACTGTTCAAGCTCTCTACGTCCTTGCAGCGGGGGGTAAAAGGGCGATAGAACAACTTGATGTTATTACTAACAACATTGCAAACGTTAATACTCCAGGTTTTAAAAAGATTTTTGAAGAAGAGATGTCTCAGCATATTCCAGAAAATAAAGGAGATGCCAATAATCTTTTGATTTTTCCGAGGTTTAAAACTACTCACGTTATATTAGAACAGGGGAGTCTTAGAAAAACGGATAATCCTTTGGATTTAGCTTTAAAAGGTGAAGGCTTCTTTACAGTAAAAGTGAAAGATAAAGAGGTTTATACACGAAATGGGCATTTTTTTATTGACTCTAAGGGAAGGCTTGTCGATTCCAAAGGAAATCCTGTACTTGATATAACTGATAAAGAAATAGTTTTAGATCCAGAAGAGTCTGTTTATGTCTCAAAAGACGGTACTGTATATCAAGGGAATAGAAAAGTAGCAGTTTTAAAAATAGTTAACTTTAACTCTGTAAAGCCTGTTGGGGACAGCTACTACGAGTCTTCAGAAGATCCTCAACCTTCTGTTGCAGATGTTCTGCAAGGATATTTAGAATCTTCAAATGTAGATCCTGTTAAAGAGATGGTTGAACTAATAAACGCCCAAAGAAGGTTTGAGATGTATGGAACCCTTATAAGAGGACTTGACGAACTTAACACCAAGAGCAATGAGATAGGAAAGGTTTAG
- a CDS encoding YqhA family protein, with product MKLIERVFEGFLWRTRLMVLFAVIFSLLAALSLFIVASFEILEPVEHLFHNNFHISAEDHKKLVGSIIGAVDLYLIATVLIIFSLGLYELFVSKIDEAENDERSSKLLAIHTLDDLKEKLAKVVLMVLIVTFFKYAIHIKYDTPVETLYLAAGVLMLALALYFSHKHH from the coding sequence ATGAAGCTAATTGAAAGAGTTTTTGAAGGTTTTTTATGGCGAACGAGACTAATGGTTCTCTTTGCAGTAATATTTTCTCTCCTTGCAGCATTATCTCTTTTCATAGTTGCTTCTTTTGAGATATTGGAACCTGTAGAACACCTTTTCCATAATAATTTCCACATTTCAGCAGAAGATCATAAGAAACTTGTTGGATCAATCATAGGAGCCGTTGACCTTTACCTCATAGCAACCGTTTTAATAATTTTCTCTTTAGGTCTATATGAACTTTTCGTAAGTAAAATAGATGAAGCTGAAAATGATGAAAGATCTTCAAAACTTCTTGCAATTCACACTCTTGATGATCTAAAGGAAAAGCTTGCAAAAGTTGTTTTAATGGTTCTCATTGTTACTTTCTTTAAGTATGCTATACACATAAAGTACGATACTCCAGTTGAAACCTTATACTTAGCTGCAGGAGTTTTAATGCTTGCTTTAGCACTCTACTTTAGCCACAAGCATCACTGA
- the amrB gene encoding AmmeMemoRadiSam system protein B → MVRYPAAAGQFYPGTKDELLMYLDSFCRKDTLRVKAKAIVVPHAGYIFSGKVAGETYSRVEIPPLNVIMGPNHTGLGDPVSVYPGGFWLTPLGEVPVNEEITSYLSENNPFSINTDAHIYEHSLEVQVPFLQYCSNFREDLSIVPIVYQYISFEDCLVAGEVLAKAVKNRDALIVISTDFSHYVSQEEAKEKDSLAIEAILELNEKELYSRVLNYNISMCGVIPATVGIIAAKLLGAKSAELVMYRTSGDVNGDYSQVVGYAGIIIY, encoded by the coding sequence ATGGTTAGATATCCGGCGGCAGCAGGACAGTTCTATCCAGGAACAAAGGATGAACTTTTAATGTATTTAGATTCCTTTTGCCGAAAAGATACCTTGAGGGTTAAGGCAAAGGCAATTGTTGTTCCTCATGCAGGGTACATTTTCTCTGGAAAAGTTGCAGGGGAAACTTATAGTAGAGTGGAAATTCCTCCTTTAAACGTTATCATGGGACCAAATCATACAGGACTGGGGGATCCAGTTTCTGTATATCCTGGAGGTTTCTGGTTAACGCCCTTAGGTGAAGTTCCGGTAAATGAAGAAATAACCTCTTATCTATCAGAAAACAATCCCTTTTCAATTAATACCGATGCTCACATATACGAGCATTCCTTAGAGGTTCAAGTTCCCTTTTTACAATACTGTTCAAACTTTCGTGAAGACTTATCCATTGTTCCTATAGTTTATCAGTATATCTCTTTTGAGGACTGTTTAGTAGCTGGAGAAGTCCTTGCAAAAGCCGTTAAGAATAGGGATGCTTTAATAGTTATAAGTACAGACTTTTCACATTATGTCTCTCAAGAGGAGGCAAAAGAAAAGGATTCTTTAGCTATAGAAGCAATCTTGGAGCTTAATGAGAAAGAGCTTTACAGTAGAGTTTTAAACTACAACATTTCTATGTGTGGAGTTATTCCTGCAACAGTTGGAATTATTGCTGCTAAGCTTCTCGGGGCAAAAAGTGCAGAGCTTGTTATGTATAGAACTTCTGGAGATGTAAATGGTGATTACTCCCAAGTAGTAGGTTATGCTGGCATAATCATATATTAA
- the trxB gene encoding thioredoxin-disulfide reductase, whose protein sequence is MKVWDVIIVGAGPAGLAAGIYAGRSQLETLILDQMMPGGQLLITEAIENYPGFLDGITGFELSEKFKAHAEKFGAVIESGKVVSGVEVEGDLFVIKTESEEIKGKTLIWAAGSTPRKLNVKGENEFIGRGVSYCAVCDGAFFKDRIVAVVGGGDSALEEALYLTKFAKKVYLIHRRDKFRAVKIIQDRVKNNEKIEPVLNKVVVSINGTQFVESLTLQDTQTQELSELKVDGVFIFIGNEPNVAPVAHLVDTTDQGFIITDEEMKTKTPGLFAAGDVRHKPLKQVVTAAADGAVAAMSATKYLEEKEG, encoded by the coding sequence ATGAAAGTTTGGGATGTTATTATTGTTGGGGCTGGTCCTGCAGGACTGGCTGCCGGCATTTATGCCGGTCGTTCACAGCTTGAGACCTTGATACTTGATCAGATGATGCCAGGAGGGCAACTTCTTATTACAGAAGCGATAGAAAACTATCCAGGTTTTCTTGATGGTATTACAGGTTTTGAACTTTCTGAGAAATTTAAAGCACATGCTGAAAAGTTTGGAGCTGTTATAGAAAGTGGAAAAGTAGTCTCAGGTGTAGAGGTTGAAGGGGATCTTTTTGTCATTAAAACAGAAAGTGAAGAAATTAAAGGTAAAACGTTAATCTGGGCTGCTGGTTCTACTCCAAGGAAATTAAACGTTAAAGGTGAAAATGAGTTTATCGGAAGAGGTGTTTCCTACTGTGCAGTTTGCGATGGAGCTTTCTTTAAGGACAGGATAGTGGCTGTTGTTGGTGGTGGAGATTCTGCTCTTGAAGAAGCTTTGTACCTAACAAAGTTTGCTAAAAAGGTTTACCTCATCCACAGAAGAGATAAGTTTAGAGCTGTAAAAATTATTCAGGATAGAGTAAAGAATAACGAGAAAATAGAACCAGTTCTTAATAAAGTGGTGGTTTCCATCAACGGTACGCAGTTTGTTGAATCTCTTACACTACAGGACACTCAAACTCAAGAACTCTCTGAGTTAAAAGTTGACGGAGTATTTATCTTTATTGGTAATGAGCCTAACGTTGCGCCTGTTGCTCACCTTGTTGATACGACAGATCAGGGCTTCATTATTACTGATGAAGAAATGAAAACAAAAACCCCAGGACTATTTGCTGCTGGAGATGTAAGACATAAACCTTTAAAGCAGGTCGTAACAGCTGCTGCTGATGGAGCTGTTGCTGCAATGTCTGCTACAAAATACCTTGAGGAAAAGGAAGGATAA
- the trxA gene encoding thioredoxin, protein MAQEIKSMEEFEREVLASDVPVLVDFWAPWCGPCRMLAPTIDELAEEYAGKIKVFKVNTDELPMLAMQYGIRGIPTVMLFVNGDVADVKVGLQPKAVFESMIERVLGE, encoded by the coding sequence ATGGCTCAAGAAATTAAATCTATGGAAGAGTTTGAAAGGGAAGTTTTGGCTTCTGATGTGCCAGTTCTTGTAGATTTTTGGGCACCTTGGTGTGGACCTTGTAGAATGCTTGCTCCAACGATTGATGAACTTGCTGAGGAGTATGCAGGGAAGATAAAAGTTTTTAAAGTAAACACAGATGAACTTCCAATGCTTGCTATGCAGTACGGTATTAGAGGAATTCCAACAGTTATGCTCTTTGTAAACGGAGATGTGGCTGACGTTAAGGTAGGACTTCAACCAAAAGCTGTTTTTGAAAGTATGATTGAGAGAGTTTTAGGGGAGTAA
- the fliN gene encoding flagellar motor switch protein FliN has translation MAEEEKNQNQDQNQDQEALAKEWEEALKEQQEQGQEQEGDSSQEDIMSAWEEALKQQEGQGAGDSDKVSDSDSSDTETEGDEKLKLLRDIPLEISVEIGSTSLTLEEILKLHPNSIVELDRYIQEPVDIKINGKLVAKGELYTVKENYGIKIVQIITPEERIKLLEEE, from the coding sequence ATGGCGGAAGAGGAAAAGAACCAGAATCAGGATCAGAATCAAGATCAGGAAGCTCTAGCGAAGGAGTGGGAAGAAGCTCTTAAGGAGCAACAAGAACAGGGACAAGAACAGGAAGGTGATTCTTCCCAAGAAGACATTATGAGTGCCTGGGAAGAGGCACTTAAACAGCAAGAAGGACAAGGAGCTGGAGATTCAGATAAGGTTAGCGACAGTGATAGTAGCGACACAGAAACCGAGGGAGATGAAAAGTTAAAACTCCTGAGAGATATTCCGTTAGAGATAAGTGTGGAAATAGGAAGCACAAGCTTGACCTTAGAAGAGATTTTGAAACTCCATCCAAATAGTATAGTTGAACTTGATAGGTATATCCAAGAACCGGTAGATATAAAAATTAATGGTAAACTGGTAGCAAAGGGAGAGTTGTACACAGTAAAGGAGAACTATGGTATAAAGATAGTACAGATAATAACTCCAGAAGAAAGAATAAAACTCTTAGAGGAAGAGTAA